The following is a genomic window from Marinitoga litoralis.
CGGGTCCCAAAACACCAAATGAAGCAGGAATATCATTGGAAATAATAAAAGTATTCAAGGAAAAAATACCTATTTTTGGTGTATGTTTAGGTCATCAAACTATTGCACAAAGTTTTGGAGCTAAAGTAATTAAAGCAAAAGAACCTGTTCATGGGAAAGTATATCCCATAAAACATAATTCTAAAGGAGTTTTTAAAGGATTGAAAAATCCTTTAAATGTTACACGATACCATTCTCTTGTGGTTTCAAAAGAAGATTTACCAGAAGATTTGGAAATTACTGCGGAGTCTTTAGAAGGAGAAATAATGGCTATTAAACATAAAAAATACCCAATAGAAAGTGTTCAATTTCATCCTGAAGCTGTATTAACAGAACATGGGCTAGATATGTTGAAAAACTTCTTATCCTTTGCTAAGATGTATAGGAAGGAGATAATATGATAGAAAAATTAAAAGTTTCATTTAATTTAGTTGATATTTTTAATTCTTTAGAAGATAAGAAAAATGTAGTTTTTTTAGATAGCCAAAAAGATAAAAAAAGGCTTGGTAAATATTCTTTTTTAGGGGTAAACCCTTTTTTAATATTTAAGGCAAAGAATAAAAAAATTATTATAGAAAGTGAAAACGAAATTAAAGAATATTATTCTGATAATCCATTTTTAGATTTAAAAGAAATAATGAAAAAATATAAAATAAATAATGATACGGAGTTACCTTTTATAGGTGGCGCGATGGGGTTTGTTTCATATGATAGCAATAAATATATAGAAAAAATCGAATCAAAGGCTATTGATGATATCGAAATATACGATATTTATCTACCTTTTTATGATTCTGTTTTAATATATGATCATAATACAGAAGAATTATATTTATCAAGCCAAAATGAAAAGAAACATAATGAAATAAAAGAAATAGTTTTTAATTCAAAAAAGTATATTCCGCAAGAAAAAAATAAATTAGCTGATATAGACATTAAATTTAACATGAGTAAAGAATATTATTTAAATGCTATAGAAAGAATAAAAGAATATATTTATCAAGGCGATGTATATCAAATTAATTTTACTCAAAGAATTGAAACTGAATTAATAAAATCTCCAGAAGAATTGTTTTTAGACTTAAGGAAAATAAATCCTGCACCTTTTGCAGCATATATAGATACAGTAGATTTTCAAATTGTATCTAGTTCTCCTGAAAGATTTATTAAATTAAAAGATAATATAGTTGAGACAAGACCAATAAAAGGAACGAGACCTAGAATAGGTGATAAAAAAATAGATGAAAAAAATAAATATGAATTAATTCATAGTACAAAAGATAAAGCTGAATTATTGATGATAGTAGATTTAGAAAGAAATGACTTATCAAAAGTTTGTATTCCAGGTAGTGTTAAGGTTCCTGAGTTATTTGCATTAGAAGAATATGCAACAGTATATCATTTGGTTTCTACAGTTGTAGGGGAATTAAAAGAAGATAAAGACGCTATAGATTTAATAATAGCAACATTTCCTGGAGGTTCTATCACAGGAGCTCCTAAGATTAGAGCAATGGAAATAATTGAAGAATTAGAGCCAAATAAAAGAGGATTATATACAGGATCTATAGGATATATAGGATTTGATAATTCAATGGATTTAAATATAGTTATTAGAACTATATTTTGTAAGGGTAAAAAAGCATATGCAAATTTTGGTGGCGGTATTGTATGGGATTCTAATCCTGAAGATGAATATGAAGAATCATTATCAAAAGGCAAAGCATTAATTAAGGGGTTAAAAATGATATGATATATTTTAATGGTAAATATTATAATGATGAATTACCGTATAAATTAAATGAAGGATTAATGTTTGGTCAAGGAGTCTTTGAAACATTAAAAGTTAACAATGGTAAATTAGAATTTTTTAATTACCATTATGAAAGGCTAGTTAATGGGTGTAAGGTTTTAGATATCAATTTTAATATTGATATGGAAAAATTATATAACCTATCAATAGAAGTTATTAAAAAAAATAATATTGTTAATGGAAGTTTGAAAATAAACGTTTTAAAAAATAGAGAAACATTTGATATAATAATAACTTCAAATAATAGAGTATATTTAGAAGAAATGAAAGATAGAGGTTATAATGTAGTATTTGCAAAAAATAGAAAATTTAGCAAGAATCCAATTAATTATATAAAATCAAATAACTATGTAATTAATATTTTGGAATTAAATAGAGTTATGAGTATAAATAAAGATGAAGCTATTTTTTTAAATGAAAAAGATGAAATAACAGAAGGTAGCATATCAAATATCTATTTTGTCAAAAATAATGAAATATATACACCTAAATTGGAATGTGGGTTATTAAATGGAGTTATTAGAAGAATACTAATTGAGGAATTTAATGTAAAAGAGGTTATAATAAGAAGTGATGATATAAAATATTATGATTATGCTTTTTTAAGTAATTCTTTAATGAGAATAATACCTATAAAAAGTTTTGAAAATATTGAATATAATTTTAATTTGAATTTTTTAAAAAAACTTGAAAAAGAAATTGAAAATATTATGAGGTGATGGTATGAAGAAAAAAGTAATTTTAGACTGTGATCCTGGTCATGATGACGCTGTTGCAATATTATTAGCAGGTATTGCAGAAGAAATAGAATTAATGGGAATAATAGCAGTAGCAGGAAATTCTTATTTGAAAAACACAGCTAGAAATGCTTTAGTTTTAACCGAAATGGCAAAATTAGATGTTCCTGTTTTTGCTGGATCTAGTAAGCCATTACTAAGAGAACAAATAGTCGCTCCAAATATTCATGGAGAAAGTGGTTTAGAAGGTGCCAATTTACCTGAACCTACAAAGGAATTGGAAGATAAAAACTATCTTGAATTTATTGCAGAAAGTGTATATAGTAATCCAAATGAAATTACATTAGTAGCAGTTGGACCTTTAACCAATATAGCGAAGTTTGCATTAAATTATCCAGATTTAGTTCCTCTAGTTAAAGAATTAGTTATAATGGGTGGTGGAATAAAATTTGGAAATACCACACCAAGAGCTGAATTTAATATATATGCTGATCCAGAAGCAGCACAAATAGTTTTTAATGCTGGATTTAATTTAACAGTATTTCCTCTTGACGTAACGCATCAAGCCAAAATATTTATGAATGAAATTAAAGAAATGCAAAAATTTGAGTCTGAAATAGTATCAAAAATGGGAGTTTTATTAGAATTCTTCCATCAAACATATTATGATATTTTTAAAATTGAAGGTGCTCCATTACATGATCCGTGTACTATAGCATATTTAATAAAGCCAGAAATATTCGAATTTGAGGAATTTTATGCACAGGTAGAAACAAAAGGCGAATTAACATACGGTGAAACTGTAGTAGATTATTGGCATTTTAAAGAACCAAATTCTAAATGGGCATTAAAGGTAGATAGAAAAGAATTTATAAATCTATTGTTTTCGGAATTAAGAAAGTATAATTAAACATTTGACTTTTCTGAAACGAA
Proteins encoded in this region:
- a CDS encoding aminotransferase class IV, translating into MIYFNGKYYNDELPYKLNEGLMFGQGVFETLKVNNGKLEFFNYHYERLVNGCKVLDINFNIDMEKLYNLSIEVIKKNNIVNGSLKINVLKNRETFDIIITSNNRVYLEEMKDRGYNVVFAKNRKFSKNPINYIKSNNYVINILELNRVMSINKDEAIFLNEKDEITEGSISNIYFVKNNEIYTPKLECGLLNGVIRRILIEEFNVKEVIIRSDDIKYYDYAFLSNSLMRIIPIKSFENIEYNFNLNFLKKLEKEIENIMR
- a CDS encoding anthranilate synthase component II, translating into MILMIDNYDSFTYNLVHYLNLLNEEVLVYRNDKITIEEIEKLNPDMIVISPGPKTPNEAGISLEIIKVFKEKIPIFGVCLGHQTIAQSFGAKVIKAKEPVHGKVYPIKHNSKGVFKGLKNPLNVTRYHSLVVSKEDLPEDLEITAESLEGEIMAIKHKKYPIESVQFHPEAVLTEHGLDMLKNFLSFAKMYRKEII
- a CDS encoding nucleoside hydrolase yields the protein MKKKVILDCDPGHDDAVAILLAGIAEEIELMGIIAVAGNSYLKNTARNALVLTEMAKLDVPVFAGSSKPLLREQIVAPNIHGESGLEGANLPEPTKELEDKNYLEFIAESVYSNPNEITLVAVGPLTNIAKFALNYPDLVPLVKELVIMGGGIKFGNTTPRAEFNIYADPEAAQIVFNAGFNLTVFPLDVTHQAKIFMNEIKEMQKFESEIVSKMGVLLEFFHQTYYDIFKIEGAPLHDPCTIAYLIKPEIFEFEEFYAQVETKGELTYGETVVDYWHFKEPNSKWALKVDRKEFINLLFSELRKYN
- the pabB gene encoding aminodeoxychorismate synthase component I, which translates into the protein MIEKLKVSFNLVDIFNSLEDKKNVVFLDSQKDKKRLGKYSFLGVNPFLIFKAKNKKIIIESENEIKEYYSDNPFLDLKEIMKKYKINNDTELPFIGGAMGFVSYDSNKYIEKIESKAIDDIEIYDIYLPFYDSVLIYDHNTEELYLSSQNEKKHNEIKEIVFNSKKYIPQEKNKLADIDIKFNMSKEYYLNAIERIKEYIYQGDVYQINFTQRIETELIKSPEELFLDLRKINPAPFAAYIDTVDFQIVSSSPERFIKLKDNIVETRPIKGTRPRIGDKKIDEKNKYELIHSTKDKAELLMIVDLERNDLSKVCIPGSVKVPELFALEEYATVYHLVSTVVGELKEDKDAIDLIIATFPGGSITGAPKIRAMEIIEELEPNKRGLYTGSIGYIGFDNSMDLNIVIRTIFCKGKKAYANFGGGIVWDSNPEDEYEESLSKGKALIKGLKMI